A part of Arachis hypogaea cultivar Tifrunner chromosome 12, arahy.Tifrunner.gnm2.J5K5, whole genome shotgun sequence genomic DNA contains:
- the LOC112730711 gene encoding uncharacterized protein: MLRRASPTAAQPCCASPTVGWMDLPLELLELIFQRLCLDDVMNCRATCCSWRKAADAIFSSQLPLMLSLSTGGYAYNFGSLSAPWSNHDSTVLTEKWPQEIEGSYNRVYSVQGWLVFNLFHYESVKGQTFSELLFFNPFSRARFKLPKLFLFSGKLFYHHVRVAFNSAPPGSEEFVVAFLFVFSNQEKKYYLMGPEDLKQRLAIIKFKQGSWIESIESDEIFYDIEVHGDNKLYGLTVKHGTSVVFVFTLDNHRDDHVVERLVMLNTIEDTDAFGIFIFSYASFKRRHQMVMDTSTGELLLVRHERSFSYDTSIRTEGFRVFKLDRSNLKWCEVFDIGDRFLFWDFTEVSLVSAKELRVAERFKRGNCIFFCHANDQRYRSNEFKEYDVGVFFLADRTISHFPMSSSLPISLRNMWFSPAP; this comes from the coding sequence ATGCTTCGTCGTGCCTCCCCAACTGCAGCCCAGCCTTGTTGCGCCTCCCCAACCGTAGGTTGGATGGATTTGCCTCTGGAACTGTTAGAATTAATTTTCCAAAGGCTATGTTTGGATGATGTCATGAATTGTCGTGCCACATGCTGCTCTTGGCGAAAGGCCGCGGACGCCATATTTTCATCTCAACTTCCATTGATGCTCTCTCTTTCAACAGGAGGGTATGCCTACAATTTTGGAAGCTTATCCGCCCCATGGAGCAACCATGATTCCACTGTGCTCACTGAAAAATGGCCGCAAGAAATCGAGGGTAGCTATAATAGGGTTTACTCGGTGCAAGGTTGGTTGGTGTTCAATTTATTTCATTATGAGTCGGTCAAGGGCCAAACTTTCTCTGAGCTTTTATTCTTCAACCCGTTTTCTCGAGCCAGATTCAAGCTTCCAAAACTGTTCTTGTTTTCTGGAAAGCTGTTCTATCATCATGTTCGTGTTGCATTCAATTCTGCACCACCGGGGTCTGAGGAGTTCGTTGTTGCTTTCTTGTTTGTGTTTAGCAATCAAGAAAAAAAGTACTACTTAATGGGACCAGAAGATTTGAAACAAAGGCTAGCTATTATCAAATTCAAGCAAGGATCATGGATTGAATCCATTGAAAGCGATGAAATCTTCTATGATATTGAAGTTCATGGTGATAATAAGCTGTATGGTCTTACCGTCAAACATGGAACAAGTGTTGTGTTCGTGTTTACCCTGGATAATCATCGTGATGATCATGTCGTTGAACGATTGGTTATGCTAAATACCATAGAAGATACAGATGCTTTTggcatatttattttttcttatgcaTCCTTCAAACGAAGACATCAGATGGTAATGGACACTAGCACGGGGGAGTTGTTGCTAGTTCGTCATGAGCGAAGTTTCAGTTACGACACATCAATTCGTAcagaagggtttagggtttttaaatTGGACAGAAGCAATCTTAAATGGTGTGAGGTTTTTGATATTGGTGATCGTTTCTTGTTCTGGGATTTCACCGAGGTGAGTCTTGTGTCCGCTAAGGAACTTAGAGTTGCAGAACGGTTTAAGAGgggcaattgcatatttttctgCCATGCAAATGATCAGCGATATCGATCTAATGAATTTAAAGAATATGATGTGGGAGTCTTCTTCTTGGCTGATAGAACCATTAGCCATTTTCCAATGAGTTCTTCTTTGCCGATTTCACTCCGGAACATGTGGTTCAGCCCTGctccttaa
- the LOC112730713 gene encoding putative F-box protein At5g66830, producing the protein MGWMDLPVELLELIFQRLCLDDAMNCRAACRSWRKAVDAIFSSQLPLMLSLSKRCENNYGSLSAPWSNHDSTVLTQTWPQGIKAEDVDRVHSVQGWLMFNIFHYVSDKDQTFSELSFFNPFSRARFKLPKLFLFSGKPSYYQVRVAFNSAPPGSEEFVVAFLSAEIFYDIEVHGDNKLYGLTVKHNTSVVFVFTLDNYRDDHVVERLVMLNTIEGIVPGTFVVDFELFKRSHQMVMDTSTGELLLVRHLGSRCFYDLSVRTKGFSVFKLDRSNLKWCEIFDIGDRFLFWDFTKVSLVSAKGLRLAEEFKRGNCIFFCHVNTRCQQPPYRFSDGFKEHDMGVFFLADRTISHFPISSSLSISRRNMWFSPAP; encoded by the exons ATGGGTTGGATGGATTTGCCTGTGGAATTGTTGGAATTAATTTTCCAAAGGCTATGTTTGGATGATGCCATGAATTGTCGTGCTGCATGTCGCTCTTGGCGAAAGGCCGTTGACGCCATATTTTCATCTCAGCTTCCATTAATGCTCTCTCTTTCAAAACGGTGTGAAAACAACTATGGAAGCTTATCCGCCCCATGGAGCAACCATGATTCCACCGTGCTGACTCAAACATGGCCCCAAGGAATCAAAGCTGAAGATGTCGATAGGGTTCACTCGGTGCAAGGGTGGTTGATGTTCAATATATTTCATTATGTGAGCGACAAGGACCAAACTTTCTCTGAGCTTTCATTTTTCAACCCGTTTTCTCGTGCCAGATTCAAGCTTCCAAAACTGTTCTTGTTTTCTGGAAAGCCGTCTTATTATCAAGTTCGTGTTGCATTCAATTCTGCACCACCGGGATCTGAGGAGTTCGTTGTTGCTTTCTTGT CCGCTGAAATCTTCTATGATATTGAAGTTCATGGTGATAATAAACTGTATGGTCTTACCGTCAAACATAACACAAGTGTTGTGTTCGTGTTTACCCTAGATAATTATCGTGATGATCATGTCGTCGAACGATTGGTTATGCTAAATACCATAGAAGGTATTGTTCCTGGCACATTTGTTGTTGATTTCGAATTGTTCAAACGAAGTCATCAGATGGTAATGGACACTAGCACTGGGGAGTTGTTGCTAGTTCGTCATTTGGGAAGTAGATGTTTCTACGACTTATCAGTTCGTACAAAAGGGTTTAGTGTTTTTAAGTTGGACAGAAGCAATCTTAAATGGTGTGAAATTTTTGATATTGGTGATCGTTTCTTGTTCTGGGATTTCACCAAGGTGAGTCTTGTGTCTGCTAAGGGACTCAGACTTGCAGAAGAGTTTAAGAGGGGCAACTGCATATTTTTTTGCCATGTAAATACTCGCTGCCAGCAGCCGCCATATCGATTTAGTGATGGATTTAAAGAACATGATATGGGAGTCTTCTTCTTGGCTGATAGAACCATTAGTCATTTTCCAATTAGTTCTTCTTTGTCGATTTCACGTCGAAACATGTGGTTCAGTCCTGctccttaa